One region of Polynucleobacter sp. SHI8 genomic DNA includes:
- a CDS encoding metallophosphoesterase, which translates to MNMNKTLLLIILTITLIGCSVSDVLIDQSKNGDTQIFQVLGDGEVIIRAITTNKECPNVIWDQLPAQQLKTRAKAANIPLRKKSDEVASNFPITTCEITWPKGVQQATINGQTLRALKLEIQRIVIIADTGCRLKAADNSFQDCNDGNQWPFKKIIQHALKTNPDLVVHVGDIHYRESPCPEGRAGCKNSPYGYGFDTWKADLFDPAKPLLNKTPWLFIRGNHESCQRAGQGWHRFIDNRPWDDNLSCNDPKNDAGSFSEPYAVPLGAKAQIVSFDSANMPSKDMKPEDVSYAIYSKQIAQAEELAKKKSFSIFANHHPISIVLPSKTDSKDDLSLKLNSLGLLMKNIQGETLLSSNFQASLHGHVHTVQAISYENPHPVTIISGNGGSALEELKIKNISLSQEQKKKMKIKEFESYLDFGYATFDRQDKEGLQWLFTEYSQDGNKIFSCAITQNKIQCNR; encoded by the coding sequence ATGAACATGAACAAAACTCTACTTCTCATCATTCTCACAATTACACTTATTGGATGTTCTGTTTCTGATGTATTGATTGACCAATCAAAAAATGGTGATACACAAATCTTTCAAGTCCTTGGGGATGGGGAAGTAATTATCCGAGCAATCACAACAAATAAAGAGTGCCCAAACGTTATCTGGGATCAATTACCTGCTCAACAATTAAAGACTAGAGCTAAAGCGGCAAATATTCCTCTGCGTAAAAAATCAGATGAAGTCGCTTCAAATTTTCCAATTACAACTTGTGAGATCACTTGGCCAAAAGGAGTTCAACAAGCAACAATTAATGGGCAAACTTTACGAGCATTAAAATTGGAAATTCAACGAATTGTGATCATCGCAGATACTGGATGTCGCTTAAAAGCTGCTGATAACTCATTTCAAGATTGCAATGATGGCAATCAATGGCCATTTAAAAAAATCATTCAACATGCATTAAAGACAAATCCAGACCTAGTTGTCCATGTCGGCGATATTCACTACCGTGAAAGCCCATGTCCTGAAGGCCGAGCGGGTTGTAAAAACTCACCATATGGTTATGGCTTCGATACTTGGAAAGCTGATTTATTTGATCCCGCAAAACCACTATTAAATAAAACTCCTTGGTTATTTATTAGAGGTAATCATGAGTCCTGCCAACGTGCTGGTCAAGGTTGGCATCGCTTCATAGATAATCGTCCTTGGGATGACAACCTTAGTTGTAATGATCCCAAAAATGATGCTGGGAGCTTTTCAGAACCATACGCTGTTCCTCTTGGAGCAAAAGCACAAATCGTTAGTTTTGATTCGGCAAATATGCCTTCCAAAGACATGAAACCTGAAGATGTGAGTTATGCGATTTATAGTAAGCAAATCGCTCAGGCAGAAGAACTTGCAAAGAAAAAATCATTCAGTATTTTTGCCAATCACCACCCTATTTCAATTGTTCTTCCGTCTAAGACGGATTCGAAGGATGATCTATCTCTCAAATTAAATAGCCTAGGATTACTGATGAAAAATATTCAAGGTGAAACTCTCTTATCTTCTAATTTTCAAGCATCATTACATGGACATGTTCATACTGTCCAGGCAATCTCCTACGAAAATCCTCATCCTGTAACTATCATTTCAGGTAATGGTGGATCCGCTTTAGAGGAATTAAAAATAAAAAATATCTCCTTAAGCCAAGAACAAAAGAAAAAAATGAAAATTAAAGAATTTGAAAGTTATTTAGATTTTGGTTACGCAACTTTCGATCGACAAGACAAAGAGGGGCTTCAATGGCTATTTACAGAATATAGTCAAGACGGAAATAAAATCTTTAGTTGTGCAATTACTCAAAACAAAATTCAATGTAACCGTTAA
- a CDS encoding amidohydrolase family protein encodes MFTRRQFLKTTSSLVGGLTFCSCGLLSKANAQSIPVKKPPVIINGKKIKAVDVHAHCFFQDAIDLMGAEAKSVLAPTRGQDKNFIKVSERVQAMQAQGVDMQVLSINPFWYRKDRETTEAICKINNVNLAKLCQENSEHFAGFASLAMQFPDLAVQQLDEAVKKYGLVGAAIGGSVAGDDFSNSKYHPVFAKAQELNVALFIHPQSTPQLASRFKGNGWLSNTIGNPLDTTIALQHLIFDGTLDKFPALKIIAAHGGGYFPSYAPRSDHSCTVSPTMCDPNIVLKKKPTEYIKQMYFDSLVFTPEALNYLKSQVGASQIMIGSDHPIPWAEQPVDHVMATPNLTDAERIGILSGNAARVLGLKI; translated from the coding sequence ATGTTTACTCGTCGACAATTTTTAAAAACTACTAGCTCTTTAGTTGGGGGATTAACCTTTTGCTCCTGTGGACTATTAAGCAAAGCCAATGCGCAAAGTATTCCGGTTAAAAAGCCTCCTGTCATCATTAACGGTAAAAAAATCAAAGCGGTTGATGTGCATGCCCATTGTTTTTTCCAAGATGCAATTGATTTAATGGGTGCGGAAGCGAAATCTGTTTTAGCTCCGACAAGAGGTCAGGATAAGAATTTCATTAAAGTTTCTGAGCGAGTTCAAGCCATGCAGGCACAGGGTGTTGATATGCAAGTATTGAGTATTAATCCCTTTTGGTATCGAAAGGATCGAGAAACTACTGAGGCAATTTGTAAGATTAATAATGTCAATTTAGCAAAACTTTGCCAGGAAAATTCTGAACACTTTGCCGGCTTTGCATCCTTAGCCATGCAGTTTCCGGACTTGGCTGTCCAACAATTAGATGAAGCTGTAAAAAAATATGGCCTTGTAGGTGCAGCAATTGGTGGAAGTGTGGCAGGGGATGATTTCTCGAATTCCAAATATCATCCAGTATTTGCAAAAGCACAAGAATTAAATGTGGCATTATTTATTCACCCACAAAGTACCCCACAATTAGCATCGCGATTTAAAGGTAATGGCTGGTTATCCAATACCATCGGCAATCCGCTAGACACCACGATTGCACTACAGCATTTAATCTTTGATGGAACTTTAGATAAATTCCCTGCTTTGAAAATCATTGCGGCGCATGGAGGAGGGTATTTCCCATCCTATGCCCCACGATCTGATCACAGTTGTACCGTATCGCCAACCATGTGTGATCCCAATATTGTTCTTAAGAAAAAACCTACTGAGTATATTAAGCAGATGTATTTTGACTCTTTAGTATTCACACCCGAGGCTCTTAATTATTTAAAATCTCAAGTAGGAGCTAGTCAGATTATGATTGGTTCAGATCATCCGATACCATGGGCTGAACAACCGGTAGATCATGTGATGGCAACACCTAATCTTACTGATGCTGAGCGTATTGGAATTTTATCTGGAAATGCAGCTAGAGTATTAGGGTTAAAGATTTAA
- a CDS encoding RidA family protein: protein MKKLIQFVVVFFCVTCNLSFAAEYMDKTPFQLSRAFSPGVITEGGKIVWVAGQTATRDFEGKDISNNFEAQVKQVFGQIDQVLKDAGGSLANVVQMTVFIKESRYGDRFVEMRKDYFKNGNYPGSALITVTNFARPGIEIEIQATGVIGDNCSQEKRCSVRK from the coding sequence ATGAAAAAATTAATTCAATTCGTCGTGGTTTTTTTCTGCGTAACATGTAATCTCAGTTTTGCAGCTGAATATATGGATAAAACGCCATTTCAATTATCAAGAGCATTTTCTCCGGGAGTTATTACTGAAGGGGGCAAGATAGTTTGGGTGGCAGGTCAAACAGCCACAAGAGATTTTGAAGGTAAAGACATCTCGAATAATTTTGAAGCTCAAGTAAAACAAGTATTTGGACAAATTGATCAGGTATTAAAAGATGCAGGTGGATCACTGGCCAATGTTGTGCAAATGACCGTCTTTATCAAAGAGTCTCGATATGGTGATCGATTTGTTGAAATGCGTAAAGACTACTTTAAAAATGGTAACTATCCGGGTAGTGCTTTGATTACCGTTACTAATTTTGCAAGACCCGGTATTGAAATTGAAATCCAAGCGACAGGAGTCATTGGTGATAACTGCTCACAAGAGAAGCGTTGCTCCGTTAGGAAATAA
- a CDS encoding mechanosensitive ion channel family protein, producing the protein MKKSATLLLQKNELDYLVDWVDFIFVFIEVSIVILVAWLFIRIIRKIISGIEHRVSSRASGDDVKRIKTISRVLRYITTVIIVVLTVMSVLAGFGVSVAPFLATAGVAGLAVGFGAQSLVKDYFTGFVMLIEDQIRQGDIVEIAGKIGTVEEVTLRYIRLRDYEGVVHFVPNSVITVVTNRTRSYAYSVIDINVSYKENIEHVNEVLKRVAAEMRQDPELKDQILEDLEIAGVENFADSSITIRSRIMVVAKYQGPIRRAFQARIKEAFERENISIPYPHLVLAKTPPGST; encoded by the coding sequence ATGAAAAAATCTGCAACCTTACTTTTACAAAAAAATGAACTTGATTATTTAGTTGATTGGGTTGACTTTATTTTTGTCTTCATTGAAGTCTCGATTGTTATTTTAGTTGCTTGGTTATTTATTCGTATCATCAGAAAAATTATCAGTGGTATTGAACATCGGGTGTCTAGTCGTGCCTCGGGAGATGATGTTAAAAGAATCAAGACGATTTCAAGAGTACTTCGCTATATTACAACCGTGATTATCGTTGTCCTCACGGTCATGTCTGTTCTGGCAGGATTTGGTGTATCAGTTGCGCCCTTTCTAGCAACAGCTGGTGTAGCTGGCTTAGCCGTCGGCTTTGGTGCGCAAAGTCTTGTAAAAGACTACTTTACCGGATTTGTGATGTTGATCGAGGATCAAATCCGTCAAGGTGATATCGTAGAAATCGCTGGAAAAATTGGTACAGTTGAAGAAGTCACTCTGCGCTATATTCGCCTTAGGGACTACGAGGGTGTCGTTCACTTTGTCCCAAATAGTGTGATTACAGTTGTAACTAATCGCACGAGGAGCTATGCCTACTCGGTCATCGATATTAACGTCTCTTATAAAGAAAATATTGAACACGTAAATGAGGTCTTAAAACGAGTGGCCGCTGAAATGCGTCAAGACCCTGAATTGAAAGATCAAATTTTAGAGGATCTAGAAATCGCAGGAGTTGAGAACTTTGCCGATTCGTCAATTACGATTCGTTCCCGAATCATGGTCGTGGCGAAGTACCAAGGCCCCATCCGCAGAGCCTTTCAAGCAAGGATTAAGGAAGCTTTTGAGCGCGAAAATATCTCAATCCCTTACCCTCACTTGGTTTTGGCTAAAACGCCGCCGGGAAGTACGTAA